In one Sphingomonas hankookensis genomic region, the following are encoded:
- a CDS encoding anhydro-N-acetylmuramic acid kinase, protein MSGTSLDGIDAALIETDGEGEVRPVAFVGTPYSDEDRATLASATELALLFDDPGEHPLIERAEELLTRTHAAAVTALLEKAGVEARSVDVIGYHGQTVAHRPDKGWTWQLGDGAALAAATGIDVVADLRVADVKAGGQGAPLLPIYHAARAAGMDKPVAVLNLGGVGNVTYVGEGDELIAFDTGPANGLVDSWVEAESGARYDEGGALAAGGKVDEAVLTAMLDHPFFELPHPKSLDRHDFTIQPARGLSAADGAATLTAFTAACVAEALDQLPARPKRLLVGGGGRHNPVMLRMIGERCGVTAEPSDVLGWDGDALEAEGFAYLAVRSLKGLPITFPGTTGVAAPLTGGVLYPAPRAGLALRLVSA, encoded by the coding sequence ATGTCTGGAACCTCGCTCGACGGGATCGACGCGGCACTGATCGAGACCGATGGCGAGGGGGAGGTGCGGCCGGTCGCGTTCGTCGGCACGCCCTATAGCGACGAGGATCGTGCGACCCTGGCGTCCGCGACCGAACTGGCGCTGCTGTTCGACGATCCGGGCGAGCATCCGCTGATCGAGCGGGCGGAGGAACTGCTGACCCGCACCCACGCCGCCGCCGTCACCGCGCTGCTGGAGAAGGCCGGCGTCGAGGCGCGGAGCGTCGACGTGATCGGCTATCACGGACAGACGGTGGCGCATCGCCCGGACAAGGGCTGGACGTGGCAGCTGGGCGATGGTGCGGCGCTGGCGGCCGCGACCGGGATCGACGTCGTCGCCGATCTGCGCGTGGCGGACGTGAAGGCCGGCGGGCAGGGCGCGCCGTTGCTGCCCATCTATCACGCGGCGCGGGCGGCGGGCATGGACAAGCCGGTGGCGGTGCTGAACCTTGGCGGGGTCGGCAACGTCACCTATGTCGGCGAGGGCGACGAGCTGATCGCGTTCGATACCGGGCCGGCCAACGGACTGGTCGACAGCTGGGTCGAGGCGGAGAGCGGCGCGCGCTACGACGAAGGCGGGGCGCTGGCGGCGGGTGGCAAGGTGGACGAGGCGGTGCTGACCGCGATGCTCGACCATCCGTTCTTCGAACTGCCGCACCCCAAGTCCTTGGACCGGCACGACTTCACCATCCAGCCGGCGCGCGGGCTGTCGGCGGCGGACGGGGCGGCGACGCTGACCGCCTTTACCGCCGCCTGTGTTGCCGAGGCGCTCGACCAGTTGCCGGCGCGGCCGAAGCGGCTGTTGGTCGGCGGCGGCGGGCGGCATAATCCGGTGATGCTGCGCATGATCGGCGAGCGGTGCGGCGTGACGGCCGAGCCGAGCGACGTGCTGGGCTGGGACGGCGATGCGCTGGAGGCGGAGGGGTTCGCCTATCTGGCGGTGCGGTCGCTCAAAGGGCTGCCGATCACCTTTCCGGGGACGACCGGCGTGGCG